The Papaver somniferum cultivar HN1 chromosome 3, ASM357369v1, whole genome shotgun sequence genome includes a region encoding these proteins:
- the LOC113355459 gene encoding probable histone acetyltransferase HAC-like 1: MDSPLMEVYMLGIGKPNSANSEEKKDWDNSSRTVFGNDPPPPPHQGMRNWGGMPQLIGLNSPNTNQSRWREEDLGICNMRVYIRSQIVQFLLSRMRNKSNFTRAMFRNLCNQVETKLFREASTKAEYVNGATLKHRIIDAVSSLKSQKSQISSRNPGVSSNQVIQGEKRRRSMEIISNQTKMTPLQNYWCSQQNYLLDQQRFPVQEVVVSPTNNMSGLLVDDRLEGSVRMYTNSSQNCDEFVNPQFQNYQHNIQSPTLSKFNCNGGDAVSCRNYVDGLAKSSMNGFGLFWCQHQELEHNRIVQNNFEAHQVTAQHNAWKADAPFTFDAGTSAMPRKATCQTTDGGISPAPEFSFKRRKIDNLPLSINRTDHALHPRRIDTFSGYVVTPEWKPFPLHDSPQGSLQKHQQWMSYAPSITKVDMNKLFDSALSREPVHSNKQEPILCNILYKGKAEEEKSLHSQKDHFAGEEFWSKDLCPKYVIKEPDRHIETPIGQAEISDVDKSLGSDQSKIRGASLTETFTPHQLEVHLARIREWIGETKPKIDEKLAMGEWKNDDACQLCAVEKLFFAPGCFLCGKVFKKMDTYHSATKFGMECRVCNKCSKRSEGEKLSVSGLHINQDKLSLDTDQRYQETFVQCDRCNGWQHHTCALFNNEMNIGDKAEYICPKCSIKEIRNGRVPLDQSFIPGATDLPTTELSDFIEDRLFSCLKKERDARAESVGKNSDEVLGAEDLVVRVVLSVEKKLLVKQEFLDVFKEENYPKELPYRSKFILLFQKIDGVDVCLFGMYVQEYGSKCAHPNQRSIYISYLDSVKYFRPDGVITATGESLRTLVYQQILVGYLDYCRKRGFSRCYIWSCPPSKADNYIFNCHPEIQKNPKLGTLRDWYGEMLRKAAKENIVASVSNLYDYFFAPHGEQKVTAARLPYFDGDYWPLIAEDLLKKRVKDKPTPIRKARKQKPSFEAVECTDTSGDSPMGDQLMQDLGKEIRKKKENFIVVDLETQHMAEEDTDQDEDKVIEGRIFDGRYNFLDFCMQHHYQFDNLQRAKHSSMMILYYLHNPSAYIQKRTCPNGVNPQIIQQEIRPQGKGKGSKSRLFNHMKL, from the coding sequence ATGGATTCTCCATTAATGGAGGTATATATGCTAGGTATTGGAAAACCTAATTCAGCGAATTCCGAAGAGAAAAAAGATTGGGATAACAGCAGCAGGACGGTGTTTGggaatgatcctcctcctcctccccaCCAGGGAATGAGGAATTGGGGTGGGATGCCACAGCTGATTGGATTGAATTCTCCCAATACTAATCAAAGCAGATGGCGTGAGGAGGATCTTGGAATCTGTAATATGCGCGTATATATACGAAGCCAGATTGTACAATTTTTGTTAAGCCGTATGAGAAATAAATCTAATTTTACTCGGGCAATGTTTCGAAATTTGTGCAACCAGGTGGAAACTAAGCTGTTCAGGGAAGCTTCAACTAAGGCGGAGTATGTAAATGGTGCAACGTTAAAGCATCGGATTATAGATGCTGTCAGCAGTTTAAAATCTCAAAAATCTCAAATTAGCAGCAGAAACCCTGGAGTGTCTAGTAATCAAGTAATTCAGggggagaaaagaagaagaagcatggAGATCATCAGTAATCAGACGAAGATGACGCCGCTCCAGAATTACTGGTGCTCGCAGCAAAATTATCTTCTTGATCAGCAGCGATTCCCAGTTCAAGAAGTTGTTGTGTCTCCTACAAATAATATGTCTGGTCTCCTAGTTGATGATAGGCTTGAAGGCTCAGTGAGAATGTATACTAACAGCTCTCAGAATTGTGATGAATTTGTTAATCCTCAGTTTCAGAACTATCAACACAACATTCAAAGTCCGACGctgtcaaagtttaattgtaatGGTGGTGATGCTGTAAGCTGCAGGAACTATGTTGATGGGTTGGCAAAATCTTCCATGAATGGCTTTGGATTATTTTGGTGTCAGCACCAAGAGCTTGAGCATAATAGGATTGTGCAGAATAATTTCGAGGCGCACCAAGTTACTGCGCAGCATAATGCTTGGAAGGCTGATGCTCCTTTTACATTTGATGCTGGTACTTCTGCAATGCCAAGGAAAGCCACTTGCCAAACTACTGATGGAGGTATCTCGCCAGCACCAGAGTTTTCCTTTAAAAGACGGAAGATTGATAACCTTCCTTTGTCGATAAATAGAACTGATCACGCATTGCATCCACGTCGTATAGATACGTTTTCTGGGTATGTAGTCACACCAGAATGGAAACCATTTCCTCTACATGATTCACCCCAGGGAAGTTTACAGAAGCACCAGCAATGGATGTCTTATGCACCTTCCATTACAAAAGTGGATATGAATAAACTTTTTGATTCTGCATTATCAAGGGAGCCTGTACATAGCAATAAACAAGAGCCTATACTGTGCAACATACTCTACAAAGGAAaggcagaagaagaaaaatcattgCATTCTCAAAAAGATCATTTTGCAGGAGAGGAATTCTGGTCCAAAGATCTATGTCCTAAATATGTAATTAAGGAGCCTGATAGACACATCGAGACCCCCATTGGCCAGGCTGAGATATCTGACGTTGATAAAAGTTTAGGATCAGATCAATCAAAGATAAGGGGAGCTTCGTTGACTGAAACATTTACTCCACATCAATTGGAAGTGCACCTTGCAAGAATCAGGGAGTGGATTGGTGAGACTAAGCCAAAGATAGATGAGAAACTAGCAATGGGAGAGTGGAAGAATGACGATGCATGCCAGTTGTGTGCGGTTGAGAAACTCTTTTTCGCGCCAGGCTGCTTCTTGTGTGGCAaagttttcaaaaagatggaCACATATCACAGTGCAACAAAATTTGGGATGGAGTGCCGAGTCTGTAATAAATGTTCTAAGAGAAGTGAAGGTGAAAAACTCAGTGTCTCTGGGCTTCATATTAATCAGGATAAACTAAGTCTGGATACTGATCAACGGTATCAAGAAACGTTTGTACAGTGTGATAGATGCAACGGTTGGCAACACCATACATGTGCTTTGTTCAATAATGAAATGAACATTGGTGACAAAGCTGAATACATTTGCCCAAAATGTTCTATTAAAGAGATTAGAAATGGACGTGTACCCTTGGATCAGAGTTTCATTCCTGGTGCAACTGATTTACCAACAACAGAGCTTAGTGATTTCATAGAAGACAGGCTATTTTCATGTTTGAAGAAAGAACGAGATGCTAGAGCGGAGAGCGTGGGAAAAAATTCTGATGAGGTCCTGGGAGCAGAAGATCTCGTCGTAAGAGTTGTTTTGTCTGTTGAAAAGAAATTACTAGTGAAGCAAGAGTTTCTCGATGTCTTCAAAGAAGAGAATTACCCGAAAGAACTCCCATACAGATCAAagttcattttgttgtttcagaaGATTGATGGAGTGGATGTCTGTCTGTTTGGAATGTATGTCCAGGAATATGGTTCCAAATGTGCTCATCCTAATCAGCGCAGTATATATATCTCATATTTGGATTCTGTCAAATACTTCAGACCTGATGGTGTCATAACTGCCACTGGAGAATCTCTTCGTACATTAGTGTATCAACAAATACTGGTGGGATATCTAGATTATTGCAGGAAAAGGGGGTTCTCTAGGTGCTATATATGGTCTTGCCCCCCATCAAAAGCAGATAATTACATATTCAATTGTCATCCGGAAATACAGAAGAACCCAAAGCTTGGAACTCTGCGAGACTGGTACGGAGAAATGCTTAGGAAAGCAGCGAAGGAAAACATTGTGGCGAGTGTTTCTAACTTATATGATTATTTCTTTGCACCTCATGGGGAACAAAAGGTAACCGCAGCTCGTTTGCCATACTTTGATGGTGACTATTGGCCACTTATTGCCGAGGATTTGCTCAAGAAACGCGTAAAAGATAAACCAACACCAATAAGGAAGGCAAGGAAGCAAAAACCTTCCTTTGAAGCTGTTGAATGCACTGATACTTCTGGAGATTCTCCCATGGGCGATCAACTGATGCAAGATCTTGGTAAAGAAATAcgaaagaagaaggaaaatttTATCGTTGTGGACTTGGAAACACAGCATATGGCTGAGGAGGATACTGATCAGGATGAAGATAAAGTTATTGAGGGGCGTATTTTTGATGGTAGGTATAATTTCCTAGATTTCTGCATGCAACACCATTATCAGTTCGATAATCTTCAAAGAGCAAAGCATTCCTCCATGATGATACTCTACTATCTACACAATCCAAGTGCCTATATACAGAAGAGGACATGCCCAAATGGGGTCAATCCACAGATCATACAACAAGAGATCCGCCCTCAAGGGAAGGGTAAGGGTAGCAAAAGTCGCCTTTTCAACCATATGAAGTTGTAG
- the LOC113355460 gene encoding E3 ubiquitin-protein ligase BRE1-like 1, producing MGSTGEADRKRRHFSSLSPTAVAKSNSSSVSSVVPCSLEKKIDTGVLEYRNKKLFRELETQKVEYHVRLGKYSQRKDRQQAYDDTLVVVDGSWKQLVNDLESHSIHTRGYLSNGQDSKQSSTAGATSSPDNTFLCRLLETGATDSCSANSSPAENVVDNCASSLATRCIIENIVATIDDLRKVKDRVSSALLEKLPKDDPDTRKTSTDLVMEVNNIRAAFENHHLKHKSVSHEVQNHRDTDARNKAELRRLSGDLESTISELEESNSQLATLKAQKDASRGLPIPVLNFSNKHVSVEKTRDKQKDIQDMECTLKELMELASSRLLEVQNLHEGRIKILKKLSGLQSTMKDLKYINSSKAYLLLSDQLEKSRDEVIRCRAMWEKLQVEKDNFVWREADLTVTADVADVSRRAASVADSWMHDLEKELHKQFDQRKLFEIKLEEASGEPGRKEIISEFKALVSSFPKKMGIMQGQLSEYKEAALEVHSLRAEAQSLSSILDRKVNEINTLSARCADQTAEILALKSAVHDLKDSVQELKLFLEMYRRESTDSRDVVEARDLEYQAWALVQSLKSSLDEHSLELRVKEANKAEAVSQQRLATAEAKIAVLRQKFEVSRRDASNLSEVLKSKHEEGEAYLSEIETIGQAYEDMQTQNQQLLHEITERDDYNIKLVLEGVKGRQLQDTLCLEKQNKEKELQQANASLSYYELKGARLTDQLKMCSEQIQKIGEDTCQTSSTLEKTQKRLLDVRRESQRLRESLSKSHSKVEKVRMTVAELQIELANERFSKKRVEEEFDSVTRKADRLDAHAQGSYILEKLQKEAKEYRDILKCGICHERPKEVVITKCYHLFCGTCVQKILETRHRRCTTCAASFGPNDVKPVYI from the exons ATGGGGAGCACTGGTGAAGCTGATAGGAAGCGACGCCACTTCAGCTCTTTATCCCCAACCGCTGTGGCTAAGAGTAATTCATCATCTGTTTCATCTGTGGTTCCTTGTTCTCTAGAGAAAAAG ATTGACACTGGCGTACTAGAATACAGGAATAAGAAGCTTTTTAGGGAGTTGGAAACGCAGAAAGTTGAATATCATGTTCGTCTGGGTAAATACTCTCAGCGCAAAGATAGACAACAAGCGTATGATGACACTTTAGTTGTTGTTGATGGTTCGTGGAAACAG TTGGTTAATGACTTGGAATCACATTCCATTCACACAAGAGGATATTTGAGCAATGGACAGGACTCAAAACAATCCTCCACAG CGGGGGCAACTTCTTCCCCAGATAATACATTTCTATGCAGGCTCCTAGAAACCGGTGCAACTGACAGCTGCTCTGCAAATAGCTCCCCTGCTGAAAATGTAGTCGATAATTGTGCTTCCAGTTTAGCAACAAGATGCATCATAGAAAATATAGTTGCTACCATTGACGACTTACGGAAAGTGAaggacagagtttcctctgcacTTTTGGAGAAACTCCCGAAAGACG ATCCTGATACTCGAAAGACTTCAACTGACTTAGTAATGGAGGTCAATAACATAAGAGCAGCTTTTGAAAACCATCATTTAAAGCATAAATCAGTATCACATGAAGTTCAAAACCACCGAGACACTGACGCAAGGAATAAAGCGGAATTGAGACGCTTGTCTG GGGATCTGGAGAGTACTATCAGCGAGCTGGAAGAAAGCAACTCCCAGTTGGCAACTCTGAAAGCACAAAAAGATGCTTCCCGAGGCTTACCTATTCCTGTCTTAAATTTCAGTAATAAACATGTTTCTGTGGAGAAGACAAGGGACAAGCAAAAAGATATACAGGACATGGAGTGTACGCTAAAGGAGTTAATG GAGTTGGCTTCATCTCGGCTACTAGAAGTCCAGAATCTTCATGAAGGAAGGATAAAAATTCTGAAGAAATTATCTGGATTGCAG AGCACTATGAAGGATTTGAAGTACATCAACTCATCCAAAGCCTACCTCCTGCTAAGTGATCAGCTTGAGAAATCAAGAGACGAAGTGATCCGATGTCGTGCCATGTGGGAGAAACTGCAG GTGGAGAAGGACAACTTTGTTTGGCGCGAAGCAGATTTAACTGTGACAGCAGATGTGGCCGATGTTTCTCGAAGAGCTGCTTCAGTTGCCGACTCTTGGATGCATGATCTTGAAAAGGAGTTGCATAAACAGTTCGATCAAAGAAAACTGTTCGAGATTAAATTAGAAGAGGCTTCAGGAGAACCAG GTAGGAAAGAAATAATATCAGAGTTTAAAGCATTAGTATCTTCATTTCCAAAGAAAATGGGCATTATGCAAGGTCAACTGAGTGAATATAAAGAGGCTGCTTTAGAGGTTCATTCATTGAGAGCTGAAGCTCAGTCGCTGTCTAGCATTCTTGACAGGAAA GTAAATGAGATAAATACGCTGTCTGCAAGATGTGCTGATCAGACGGCTGAAATACTTGCACTGAAATCCGCG GTTCATGATCTGAAGGATAGTGTTCAAGAGTTGAAGCTATTTCTAGAAATGTATAGACGTGAATCAACTGACTCAAG GGATGTCGTTGAGGCTAGAGATTTAGAATACCAGGCATGGGCACTAGTTCAAAGTCTGAAATCTTCTCTTGATGAACATAGCTTGGAGTTGCGTGTTAAGGAAGCAAACAAAGCTGAAGCTGTATCACAACAACGGCTAGCTACAGCAGAAGCTAAAATAGCTGTCCTCAGGCAAAAGTTCGAAGTTTCCAGAAG GGATGCATCCAACCTTTCTGAAGTTCTGAAATCCAAGCATGAAGAAGGAGAGGCCTACTTATCGGAAATTGAG ACGATTGGGCAGGCATACGAGGATATGCAGACTCAAAACCAGCAGCTATTGCACGAAATTACTGAGAGAGATGATTATAACATTAAG CTTGTTTTGGAAGGTGTCAAGGGAAGACAATTGCAGGATACCTTGTGCTTGGAAAAACAAAACAAGGAaaaagagttgcagcaagccaatgCATCTCTGAGCTATTATGAACTAAAAGGAGCACGTCTAACTGATCAG TTGAAAATGTGCTCAGAGCAGATTCAGAAAATTGGAGAAGATACGTGCCAGACCTCCTCCACTTTGGAAAAAACGCAAAAAAGACTGTTAGATGTCAGAAGAGAGTCACAACGTCTGAGGGAGTCGCTCTCAAAATCACACTCCAAGGTCGAAAAAGTTCGAATGACTGTTGCGGAGCTGCAAATCGAGCTAGCCAATGAAAG ATTCTCCAAGAAGAGGGTCGAGGAAGAGTTTGATTCCGTGACAAGGAAGGCTGATCGTCTTGATGCACATGCTCAGGGGTCTTATATCTTAGAAAAGCTTCAAAAAGAAGCGAAAGAGTACCGGGACATTCTCAAGTGTGGTATCTGCCATGAAAGGCCAAAAGAG GTTGTCATTACTAAATGCTACCATCTCTTCTGCGGCACTTGTGTCCAGAAAATTCTTGAAACTCGGCACCGCAGGTGTACGACCTGTGCCGCTAGTTTTGGGCCTAATG